The following proteins are co-located in the Flammeovirga kamogawensis genome:
- a CDS encoding 2-isopropylmalate synthase has product MNDKVFIFDTTLRDGEQVPGCRLDTAEKLVIARALENLGVDIIEAGFPISSPGDFEAVNQIARVIQNTTVCGLTRAVKKDIEVAAEALKPAKKPRIHTGIGTSDQHIFTKLRLDRDQVIERGVAAVKLAKTFVEDVEFYAEDAGRTDNVYLAKVIESVIAAGATVVNIPDTTGYCIPEEYGAKIRFLKENVKNIDKAIISTHCHNDLGMATANSLAGVSNGARQIECTVNGIGERAGNTSMEEVVMAMRKHNMLNFDTAIHTQKIYEISRLVSDTMRMPIQPNKAIVGDNAFSHSSGIHQDGVIKSRDNYEIIDPAEVGVSQSSIVLTARSGRAALFYRIQKLGHTLDHDALELAYQEFVKMADTLQTVEDEHLEKLLQLVKVA; this is encoded by the coding sequence ATGAACGATAAAGTATTTATTTTCGACACAACATTACGAGATGGAGAACAGGTACCTGGTTGCCGTTTAGACACCGCTGAAAAGCTAGTAATTGCACGTGCCCTCGAAAATCTAGGCGTTGATATTATAGAAGCTGGTTTTCCAATTTCAAGCCCTGGTGACTTTGAAGCTGTGAACCAAATTGCAAGGGTAATACAAAATACGACTGTTTGCGGTTTAACAAGAGCCGTTAAAAAAGATATTGAAGTAGCTGCAGAAGCTTTAAAGCCTGCTAAAAAACCAAGAATCCATACGGGTATTGGTACTTCAGATCAGCATATATTCACAAAATTGAGACTTGATAGAGATCAAGTAATCGAAAGAGGAGTTGCGGCTGTAAAATTAGCGAAAACATTTGTTGAAGATGTTGAGTTTTATGCAGAAGATGCAGGAAGAACTGATAATGTGTATTTAGCTAAGGTTATAGAATCTGTAATTGCAGCAGGAGCTACAGTAGTAAACATTCCTGATACAACAGGATATTGTATTCCCGAGGAATATGGTGCTAAAATCAGATTTTTAAAGGAAAACGTAAAAAATATAGATAAAGCTATTATTTCAACACACTGTCATAACGATTTAGGTATGGCTACTGCTAACTCTTTAGCAGGTGTAAGTAATGGTGCTCGCCAAATTGAATGTACTGTTAATGGTATTGGTGAGCGTGCTGGTAATACTTCTATGGAAGAAGTAGTAATGGCAATGAGAAAGCATAATATGTTGAATTTTGATACTGCAATTCATACTCAAAAGATTTATGAAATTAGCCGTTTAGTATCAGATACTATGCGTATGCCTATCCAACCTAACAAAGCAATTGTAGGTGATAATGCATTCTCACATTCATCTGGAATACACCAAGATGGTGTAATTAAAAGCAGAGATAACTATGAGATTATTGACCCTGCAGAAGTAGGTGTATCACAATCTTCGATTGTTTTAACTGCAAGAAGTGGTAGAGCAGCACTTTTCTATCGTATTCAAAAATTAGGTCATACATTAGACCATGATGCGTTAGAACTTGCTTATCAAGAGTTCGTTAAAATGGCAGATACTTTACAAACTGTTGAAGACGAACACCTTGAGAAATTACTTCAACTTGTAAAAGTGGCTTAG
- a CDS encoding TM2 domain-containing protein, with translation MSKLIVPKRYVEYLPYSLAIKLKELPEKAQYEFITEFRSCKRSTLIMYLAHFFPVPFSLGYAGKWFQQFLFWISGGGFGIWWLVMLFTIPSDMVDFNRRVAVEVFKDIAEKYKIDITPPRPQKAQAIRTPKTLNIPEFDPTQATIDHLKPGFLFDLNGTTWQVISEYQFDVDNESSQRQFRCIADLEEQVLSFTNEGLFKKVEWKAKTNIYQVDPEIEKKIQQFGTPPNILYFKGHRFYKDVTKKGHKFDMAEGDIITAEHTIVWNYLNEERDVLLQLEKNNHAKLSAFYGKAIDENSITEILPHQIS, from the coding sequence ATGTCAAAATTAATTGTACCAAAACGCTATGTTGAGTACTTACCCTACTCACTAGCTATCAAACTAAAAGAACTACCAGAGAAAGCACAGTATGAGTTTATTACAGAATTTCGATCCTGTAAACGTTCAACTCTTATAATGTATCTTGCTCACTTTTTTCCAGTTCCATTTTCACTTGGCTATGCCGGTAAATGGTTTCAGCAATTTCTATTTTGGATTTCTGGAGGAGGGTTTGGTATCTGGTGGCTCGTAATGTTATTCACTATTCCGAGTGATATGGTTGACTTTAATCGTAGAGTTGCTGTAGAGGTATTTAAAGATATTGCCGAGAAGTATAAAATTGATATTACTCCTCCTCGACCTCAAAAAGCTCAGGCTATACGAACACCAAAAACATTAAATATTCCTGAGTTTGATCCAACTCAAGCAACAATTGATCACTTAAAACCTGGTTTTCTATTTGATTTAAACGGAACAACTTGGCAGGTAATTTCTGAGTATCAATTTGATGTAGATAACGAATCTAGCCAAAGGCAATTTAGATGTATTGCAGATCTTGAAGAGCAAGTTCTTTCTTTTACGAATGAAGGATTATTTAAAAAAGTAGAATGGAAAGCAAAAACAAATATCTATCAAGTAGATCCAGAAATAGAAAAGAAAATTCAGCAATTTGGAACGCCTCCTAATATTCTATATTTTAAAGGGCATCGATTCTATAAAGATGTTACTAAAAAGGGACATAAATTTGATATGGCCGAAGGGGATATTATTACAGCAGAACATACAATAGTGTGGAATTATTTAAATGAAGAACGAGATGTATTACTTCAATTAGAAAAAAATAACCATGCTAAACTTTCTGCTTTTTATGGTAAAGCTATTGATGAGAATTCTATAACTGAGATATTACCTCATCAGATTTCATAA
- a CDS encoding Hpt domain-containing protein, with the protein MEKTRVDLSYLETFTGGDNTLITEMMERFLIDAPEQLNEITESIQAEDWKYAYKRLHNFKSSVNFLAIQSIKDLVLEMEKMAKEERNVTALPEKYELLSGECELLMEEIRTRI; encoded by the coding sequence ATGGAGAAAACAAGAGTTGATTTATCTTACCTAGAGACTTTTACAGGAGGGGATAATACATTAATTACAGAAATGATGGAGCGTTTTTTAATCGATGCCCCAGAACAACTCAATGAAATTACAGAGAGTATTCAGGCGGAAGATTGGAAATATGCTTATAAGAGGTTACATAACTTCAAGTCATCTGTTAACTTTTTAGCTATTCAGTCCATTAAAGACTTAGTGTTAGAAATGGAGAAGATGGCAAAAGAAGAAAGAAATGTAACAGCTTTACCCGAGAAGTACGAACTTTTATCTGGTGAATGTGAGTTACTCATGGAAGAAATACGAACGAGAATTTAA
- a CDS encoding sigma-54-dependent transcriptional regulator yields the protein MNPQESFKIFALEDSPVFSKMLYYILSMDDEHEVVMFTEGKQLLLALENEKPSVITVDYSLPDMTGEEVIQKISARLPNVPVIVISGQTDVQTAVTLFKYGVYDYITKEEDIRERLLNALNKIKTRQSLEVEVATLRQELSSKYEFDKSIIGNSKSMKKVFTMLHKTVNNNITVSITGETGTGKEVIAKAIHYNSTRQNKPFIAVNIAAIPTPLLESELFGHEKGAFTGAIAKRVGKFEEANGGTIFLDEIGEMDISLQAKLLRVIQEREVVRIGGSSIVKLDVRIITATHRDLSKEMKEHRFREDLYYRLLGLPIYLPPLRERDNDVILLAKHLLKQFSKENAIDKIQISPEANYKLLDYHFPGNIRELKAIIELAAVMCDDNVITADDIQLTGSSDVESILSKEMTLKEYNFEIIRRFLKRYDDNVASVAKKLDVGKVTIYRYLKEMDQY from the coding sequence ATGAACCCTCAAGAAAGTTTTAAAATTTTTGCATTAGAAGATAGCCCCGTTTTCTCTAAAATGCTCTACTACATTTTGTCTATGGATGACGAACATGAAGTAGTGATGTTCACAGAAGGAAAACAGTTATTACTTGCATTAGAAAATGAAAAACCTTCTGTAATTACGGTCGATTATTCTTTACCTGATATGACCGGAGAAGAGGTAATTCAGAAAATATCTGCTCGACTTCCAAACGTCCCTGTAATTGTAATTTCTGGACAAACAGATGTACAAACCGCTGTAACTTTGTTTAAATACGGTGTGTATGATTACATAACAAAAGAAGAAGACATAAGAGAACGCTTGTTGAATGCACTTAACAAGATAAAAACGAGGCAATCTTTAGAAGTAGAGGTTGCCACTTTAAGACAAGAATTATCAAGTAAGTACGAGTTTGATAAGTCGATTATTGGAAACAGTAAATCGATGAAAAAAGTATTTACAATGTTGCATAAAACAGTAAATAATAATATTACTGTATCTATTACTGGAGAGACCGGAACAGGTAAAGAAGTAATAGCAAAAGCAATTCATTACAATTCTACCAGACAGAACAAACCTTTTATAGCTGTAAACATTGCTGCAATTCCGACTCCATTGCTAGAAAGTGAACTTTTTGGCCATGAAAAAGGAGCTTTTACAGGTGCAATTGCAAAGCGTGTTGGAAAGTTTGAAGAAGCAAATGGAGGTACTATTTTTCTTGATGAAATAGGAGAAATGGACATCAGTCTTCAGGCTAAATTACTGCGTGTTATTCAAGAACGAGAAGTAGTAAGGATTGGAGGAAGTAGTATTGTAAAATTAGACGTTCGTATAATAACAGCAACACACAGAGATCTCTCTAAAGAAATGAAAGAACATCGTTTCAGAGAAGATTTATACTATAGATTACTAGGTTTACCCATTTATTTGCCTCCTTTAAGGGAGAGAGATAACGATGTGATCTTATTGGCAAAGCATTTGTTAAAACAATTTAGTAAGGAAAATGCAATTGATAAAATTCAAATTTCACCTGAGGCGAATTATAAATTATTAGACTATCATTTTCCTGGAAATATTAGAGAACTTAAAGCAATTATAGAGCTGGCCGCAGTAATGTGCGATGATAATGTAATTACTGCAGATGATATTCAATTAACAGGATCTTCTGATGTAGAATCAATATTATCAAAAGAAATGACATTGAAAGAATATAATTTTGAAATAATCCGTAGATTTCTAAAAAGATATGATGATAATGTTGCTTCTGTCGCAAAAAAATTAGATGTTGGAAAGGTAACTATCTATCGTTACTTAAAAGAAATGGATCAATATTAA
- a CDS encoding tetratricopeptide repeat protein, translating into MLVFTSCGPSSEDLTNQGKKKLSVNKFKEAISLFDAAIKEDANNMDAYNSRGYAQMALQEYSKANSDFTKAIEIYVETEEDVPNAYRFYYNRGNVKRFQNDNKGAVIDYTQAIQLDATIYDIYLNRGLANAEVEGFTASVQDFDKAIDLANGSDKRIFLHKARILMLSKQFDLAIASLDKAIALDPNYGEAYYYKALSLSGKVGKADEKVCKMLAMSESLGYTEASAALAKYCN; encoded by the coding sequence ATGTTAGTATTTACATCTTGCGGTCCATCTTCAGAAGATCTTACAAACCAAGGCAAGAAAAAGTTATCAGTCAATAAATTTAAGGAGGCAATTTCATTATTTGATGCAGCAATAAAGGAAGACGCAAATAATATGGATGCCTACAATTCTAGAGGGTATGCTCAAATGGCTTTACAAGAATATAGTAAAGCAAATAGTGATTTTACCAAAGCAATAGAAATTTATGTAGAGACAGAAGAAGACGTTCCAAATGCTTATAGATTCTATTATAATAGAGGAAATGTAAAACGTTTTCAGAATGATAATAAAGGTGCTGTTATTGATTACACACAAGCCATTCAATTAGATGCTACTATTTATGATATTTATTTAAATAGAGGATTAGCAAATGCTGAAGTAGAAGGTTTTACTGCTTCTGTTCAAGATTTTGATAAAGCAATTGATTTGGCAAATGGATCAGATAAGCGTATCTTTTTACATAAAGCTAGAATATTGATGTTGTCAAAACAATTTGACCTAGCTATTGCTTCTTTAGATAAAGCAATTGCATTAGACCCAAACTATGGAGAAGCATATTATTATAAAGCACTTAGCTTAAGTGGAAAAGTAGGTAAAGCAGATGAAAAAGTATGTAAAATGCTAGCAATGTCTGAATCTTTAGGCTACACAGAAGCTTCTGCAGCATTAGCAAAATACTGTAACTAA
- a CDS encoding glycosyltransferase, with protein sequence MSNTPLVTVICLSYNHENFIDDAIGSIAKQTYYNIEIIIIDDASKDQSVGKIKSSLQKYNLTSTFLKLTDNIGNCKAFNKGLEKANGKYIIDFALDDVLLPNRVQDDVTFFESLTTDFGAIFSDAGNIDTKGNRTKDSFYNRNMNGELLFPIKSGDLYERILQNPPLFPAPTITFRGLHLKELGGYDESLAYEDYDIWIRLSRKYKVAFYDTLTTLKRDVPSSLSKHFYKVRGNALLRSTLKICIKARELNKTKKENQALNRSIKYHMRMAFFTENFYTSKGFASLLNRNNALSLIDKCIVLAARFHIPLAKLYKFYQVKR encoded by the coding sequence ATGTCAAATACGCCCTTAGTGACAGTAATTTGTTTGAGTTATAACCATGAAAACTTTATTGACGACGCAATTGGTTCTATCGCCAAACAGACTTATTACAATATAGAAATTATTATTATAGATGATGCTAGTAAAGATCAATCTGTAGGTAAAATTAAGTCCTCTCTGCAAAAATACAATTTAACTTCTACATTTCTTAAATTAACTGATAACATTGGAAATTGTAAAGCATTTAATAAGGGTTTAGAAAAAGCGAATGGTAAATACATTATTGATTTTGCTTTAGATGATGTTTTATTACCAAATAGAGTACAAGATGATGTTACTTTTTTTGAATCCTTAACTACAGATTTTGGGGCGATTTTTTCTGATGCGGGAAACATAGATACCAAAGGGAATAGAACAAAAGATAGTTTTTATAATCGAAATATGAATGGAGAATTGTTATTTCCAATTAAATCAGGTGATTTATACGAGAGAATATTACAAAATCCACCTTTATTTCCCGCACCAACAATTACATTTAGAGGTTTACATTTAAAAGAGCTTGGAGGCTATGATGAGTCTCTCGCTTATGAAGATTATGATATTTGGATAAGACTTTCTAGAAAGTATAAAGTTGCTTTTTATGATACTCTAACTACACTAAAACGTGATGTGCCTTCGTCTTTATCAAAACATTTTTATAAAGTTAGAGGTAACGCTCTTCTGAGATCTACATTAAAAATTTGTATAAAAGCCAGAGAATTAAATAAAACAAAGAAAGAGAATCAGGCTTTAAATAGGTCTATTAAATACCATATGCGTATGGCTTTTTTTACTGAAAATTTTTATACTTCAAAAGGGTTTGCTAGTCTATTAAATAGAAATAATGCTTTAAGTTTAATTGATAAATGTATTGTATTAGCGGCAAGATTTCATATTCCATTAGCTAAACTCTATAAATTTTATCAAGTAAAAAGATAG
- a CDS encoding mechanosensitive ion channel family protein, producing MLFLLFSISVQAQFTNLKFSTKSPYKTIVSHIGYLNPSSGVYNPEVAAKTLGGDDYTIEQKIGLAIKLKQIYDKHGNLDLDDISNRRNYRNEDGDYIYTIFEDIPEIYLIREDANWVYSPKSVREINTVFRRYYPAALPPRKPKPDKSKPDSIQITQTDSSGKTVTINKPAPPKQKPVIKVSVPKFDLSSPKATVTTFFAFQQDDNYHPEIAAKALESVTVSLEDRIALAMKLKQIYDGMGLWIEIEEIPEDKNFRDTLRHNKEIYVLDKQLPDFYLEKYKNKWMFSESSILLIENKHRQVFPIGTEGLESVGSILRKPLGAYARDEVLGLELWQITSITIMVISAWLIIILVSNLVLWLLSWVPNSKNERQYARGMLRSAMIVIICYYYKLISPSLELSIHELQFLITGLKVYSIFQVVRFFYNLIDLWVAFWLKKANEKEDQIQRGFAPFFGMSAKLFIIIIGLVFTVSALGFDITGLLTGLSIGGVAVALAAQDTIRNLFGSIMIFMDRPFIIGDWVKADGVSGSVEQIGLRSTRIRTFENSVVSIPNSRMADFTIDNMGMRIFRRYKTTLRVSYDTKPDQLDEFVDRLKELIRNHPHTRKDFYVVNLNNIGLYSYDILFYIFFEAPTWGDELHFRHEIIRSVIKTANELDVEFAIPPAGLDYMLGHETEQKKSKKKQNNKPFGFM from the coding sequence ATGCTATTTCTTTTATTCTCTATTTCGGTACAAGCTCAGTTTACAAATTTAAAATTTAGTACCAAATCTCCATACAAAACCATTGTTTCTCACATTGGCTATCTCAACCCATCTTCTGGTGTGTACAACCCAGAAGTTGCTGCTAAAACTCTTGGCGGAGATGATTATACTATTGAGCAAAAAATAGGTTTAGCCATTAAGCTAAAACAAATTTACGATAAACATGGTAATTTAGACTTAGACGATATTTCTAATAGAAGAAATTACAGAAATGAAGATGGTGACTATATCTATACCATTTTTGAAGATATTCCTGAAATTTATTTAATTAGAGAAGATGCAAATTGGGTGTATTCGCCTAAATCTGTAAGGGAAATTAATACTGTATTCAGAAGATATTACCCTGCCGCTTTACCACCTAGAAAACCAAAACCTGACAAGTCTAAACCAGATTCTATCCAAATTACTCAAACAGATTCTTCTGGAAAAACGGTTACTATTAATAAACCTGCTCCACCAAAACAGAAACCTGTTATAAAAGTATCTGTCCCTAAATTTGATTTAAGTTCACCTAAAGCAACAGTCACAACATTTTTTGCTTTTCAACAAGACGATAATTACCATCCAGAAATAGCAGCAAAAGCGCTAGAATCTGTAACAGTATCTTTAGAAGATAGAATTGCTTTAGCCATGAAGTTAAAACAAATCTATGATGGAATGGGACTTTGGATTGAAATAGAAGAAATTCCTGAAGATAAAAACTTTAGAGATACTCTAAGACACAACAAAGAAATTTATGTTTTAGATAAACAACTTCCTGATTTTTATTTAGAAAAATATAAAAACAAATGGATGTTCTCAGAATCTAGTATTCTATTAATTGAGAACAAACATAGACAAGTATTTCCTATTGGAACAGAAGGGCTAGAATCCGTAGGTAGCATTTTAAGAAAACCTTTAGGAGCTTATGCTAGAGATGAAGTTTTAGGACTTGAACTTTGGCAAATTACCAGTATTACAATTATGGTAATTAGTGCTTGGCTAATAATAATACTTGTATCTAACTTAGTTCTTTGGCTACTCAGCTGGGTGCCGAACAGTAAGAATGAAAGGCAGTATGCAAGAGGTATGTTACGTTCTGCAATGATTGTAATAATCTGTTATTATTATAAACTGATATCACCAAGTTTAGAACTTTCAATACATGAGTTACAATTTTTAATTACTGGCTTAAAAGTCTATAGTATATTCCAAGTTGTTCGCTTTTTCTATAATTTAATAGATTTATGGGTTGCTTTCTGGCTTAAAAAAGCAAATGAAAAAGAAGATCAAATTCAAAGAGGATTTGCTCCATTTTTTGGAATGTCAGCTAAATTATTCATCATAATTATTGGCTTAGTATTTACTGTAAGTGCATTAGGTTTTGATATTACAGGCTTACTTACTGGTTTATCAATTGGTGGTGTTGCTGTTGCCTTAGCTGCTCAGGATACTATTAGAAACCTTTTTGGGTCGATAATGATTTTTATGGACCGACCTTTTATTATTGGTGATTGGGTTAAAGCTGATGGAGTAAGTGGATCAGTAGAACAAATTGGTCTTCGTTCAACAAGAATCAGAACTTTCGAAAACTCAGTAGTTTCTATTCCAAATAGTAGAATGGCAGATTTTACTATTGATAATATGGGGATGCGTATTTTTAGAAGGTACAAAACAACACTCCGTGTAAGTTATGATACAAAACCTGACCAGTTAGATGAATTTGTTGACCGTTTAAAGGAATTAATACGTAATCACCCCCACACTCGTAAAGACTTTTATGTAGTAAATCTAAATAATATCGGGCTTTACTCGTATGATATATTATTCTACATCTTCTTTGAAGCTCCAACATGGGGCGACGAATTACATTTTAGACATGAAATTATTCGTAGTGTAATAAAAACAGCGAATGAATTAGATGTAGAATTTGCAATACCACCTGCAGGCTTAGATTATATGCTAGGCCATGAAACTGAGCAAAAGAAATCAAAGAAAAAACAAAATAATAAACCATTTGGGTTTATGTAA
- a CDS encoding TlpA family protein disulfide reductase, with amino-acid sequence MNKVTKILFLSLLFIYINNNESKGQDPMKIDFQLQSFGLEEDYIITKESLYGKVIFIIFAASWDINFSNEVQKVKELQRQFYDKNDIEFLYVVGDIKEQWLAFKDKNGLKGKNVHLPLVYPKCKSCFVSEHFNQKEIPGYYIISKQGKLLGGGSQLPSPLTDDTIHRLLTGAKAFKIK; translated from the coding sequence ATGAATAAAGTAACTAAAATACTCTTTCTCTCTCTACTTTTTATTTACATAAACAATAACGAAAGTAAAGGGCAAGACCCTATGAAAATTGACTTTCAATTGCAAAGTTTTGGCCTTGAAGAAGACTATATAATTACAAAAGAGTCACTTTATGGAAAAGTGATTTTTATAATTTTTGCAGCATCATGGGATATCAATTTTTCTAATGAGGTTCAAAAGGTAAAAGAACTACAAAGGCAATTCTATGATAAAAATGATATTGAATTTCTTTATGTAGTAGGTGATATAAAAGAACAATGGTTAGCATTTAAAGATAAGAATGGATTAAAAGGAAAAAATGTTCATTTACCTCTTGTCTACCCAAAATGTAAAAGTTGTTTCGTTTCCGAACACTTTAATCAAAAAGAAATTCCGGGGTATTATATTATATCTAAACAAGGTAAGTTACTTGGAGGTGGTAGTCAATTACCAAGCCCTCTTACAGATGATACTATCCATCGTTTATTGACAGGAGCAAAAGCTTTTAAAATTAAATAA
- the upp gene encoding uracil phosphoribosyltransferase has protein sequence MSKVFILNQEANVASNYLNELRDPSIQTDRARFRRNLERIGELLSFEISKTLDYQDADITTPLGVAKSRVITDKLVVTTILRAGLPMYEGVLNIFDHADSGFVASYRSSTGEDEVEINMEYVASGNLDGKIVILADPMLATGKSLLLALEGLLKNGTPKHVHIMAAIASQDGVDYVKNNIPVEASIWLGAVDAELNSKSYIIPGLGDAGDLCFGEKL, from the coding sequence ATGTCAAAAGTATTTATTCTAAACCAAGAGGCAAATGTTGCTTCTAATTATTTAAATGAACTAAGAGACCCAAGTATTCAAACTGACAGAGCTAGATTTAGAAGAAATTTAGAACGTATAGGTGAATTATTAAGTTTTGAAATCAGTAAAACATTAGATTATCAAGATGCTGATATTACAACACCACTAGGAGTTGCTAAATCTAGAGTAATTACTGATAAATTGGTTGTTACAACAATATTACGTGCTGGTCTTCCAATGTATGAAGGTGTACTAAATATTTTTGATCATGCTGATAGCGGCTTTGTTGCTTCTTATAGATCAAGCACTGGAGAAGATGAAGTAGAAATAAACATGGAATATGTTGCTTCTGGAAACCTAGATGGTAAAATTGTTATTCTTGCTGATCCTATGTTAGCTACAGGAAAATCATTATTGCTAGCTTTAGAAGGTCTACTAAAAAATGGAACACCTAAGCATGTTCACATAATGGCTGCAATTGCAAGTCAAGATGGTGTAGACTACGTAAAAAATAATATACCTGTAGAAGCTAGTATATGGCTTGGAGCTGTTGATGCTGAACTCAATTCAAAATCTTATATTATTCCTGGTTTAGGTGATGCTGGAGATTTATGCTTTGGCGAAAAACTCTAA
- a CDS encoding calcium/sodium antiporter → MENKLIINILELIGGLVVLIGGGELLVKGATNMALRLKIPAIIVGLTIVAFGTSAPELFISLQSALDGNADLAIGNVVGSNICNLGMVLGITAIIYPIKVSDTTLKFDWPVAMGASVVLFLITFDSVISFDEGLVLFLLLITYLLILFKRTKSDIKLQATAEEEFQLDEEEDGNNTILTWAKDVAYIITGIIALKFGAEWFIDGAKSICLVQLELDERIVGILVLALGTSLPELVTSAVAAFKKETDLALGNLMGSNIFNILSILGITSMVTPINISDTIHNYDMVWMLGITFLTIPLMFLGKDLNRWEGALLLSVYCYYIYSIF, encoded by the coding sequence ATGGAAAATAAACTCATAATCAACATTCTTGAGCTGATTGGTGGTTTGGTTGTATTAATTGGTGGTGGCGAACTCCTTGTAAAAGGAGCGACCAACATGGCTTTACGACTTAAAATACCAGCTATAATTGTTGGCTTAACAATAGTTGCTTTTGGTACTTCAGCCCCAGAACTTTTTATAAGTCTTCAATCTGCATTAGATGGAAATGCAGATTTGGCAATTGGTAATGTGGTTGGATCTAATATCTGTAACTTAGGTATGGTATTAGGAATAACAGCTATTATTTATCCTATAAAAGTAAGCGATACTACATTAAAGTTTGATTGGCCTGTAGCAATGGGAGCATCAGTAGTATTATTTCTTATTACTTTTGATTCCGTTATTTCATTCGATGAAGGGCTCGTTCTGTTTTTATTATTAATAACTTATTTATTGATTTTATTTAAAAGGACAAAATCTGACATCAAATTACAAGCTACAGCAGAAGAAGAATTTCAGTTAGACGAAGAGGAAGATGGTAACAATACAATTTTAACTTGGGCAAAAGATGTTGCCTATATCATTACAGGTATCATTGCTTTAAAATTTGGTGCCGAGTGGTTTATTGATGGAGCTAAATCTATCTGCTTAGTACAATTAGAATTGGATGAAAGAATAGTAGGTATCTTAGTCCTTGCTTTAGGTACAAGTTTACCAGAGTTGGTTACTTCTGCAGTTGCAGCATTTAAAAAGGAAACTGATTTAGCATTAGGTAATTTAATGGGATCAAACATATTTAATATCTTATCAATTTTAGGTATTACAAGTATGGTAACTCCTATCAATATTAGTGACACGATACATAATTATGATATGGTGTGGATGTTAGGCATCACATTTCTGACTATACCATTAATGTTTTTAGGTAAGGATCTAAACAGATGGGAGGGTGCATTATTATTATCTGTTTATTGTTATTACATCTATTCAATATTTTAA
- a CDS encoding MlaE family ABC transporter permease, translating to MKRLGEYLLFLHKMFSNRESFSTYFRLFFQECISIGINSIFLIGFVSLFVGAVIALQMAYNIVSPLLPKYIIGLATREMMILEMAPTLSAIVFAGKVGSQISGGIGTMRITEQIDALEVMGINSASYLVLPKILAGMIMLPFLCIMAGSLGIWGGWLATIFGNLSPTEDYIYGIQNTFIPFEIWFAIIKSFVFGFIVTSISAFKGYNVKGGALEVGLASTEAVTTSCIAILAADFILADTLLS from the coding sequence GTGAAACGTCTTGGAGAATATTTACTCTTTTTACACAAGATGTTCTCAAATAGAGAATCTTTTAGTACATATTTTCGATTATTTTTTCAAGAGTGTATAAGTATAGGTATCAATTCCATTTTTTTAATTGGGTTTGTATCTCTTTTTGTAGGAGCTGTAATTGCTTTACAAATGGCTTATAATATTGTTAGTCCGCTACTTCCAAAGTATATTATCGGCTTAGCTACTAGAGAAATGATGATTCTTGAAATGGCTCCAACACTTTCTGCAATTGTTTTTGCTGGAAAAGTTGGTTCACAAATTTCAGGAGGAATAGGTACTATGCGTATTACCGAGCAAATTGACGCATTAGAGGTAATGGGTATCAACTCAGCCTCTTACTTAGTTTTACCTAAGATACTAGCAGGAATGATTATGCTACCATTTTTATGTATCATGGCCGGTTCCCTTGGAATTTGGGGAGGTTGGTTAGCTACAATTTTTGGAAACTTATCTCCTACTGAAGATTATATATACGGTATTCAGAATACTTTTATACCCTTCGAAATATGGTTCGCAATAATTAAATCTTTCGTTTTTGGATTTATAGTTACTTCAATTTCTGCTTTTAAAGGATATAACGTGAAAGGCGGAGCACTTGAAGTTGGTTTAGCTAGTACAGAAGCAGTTACAACTTCTTGTATTGCTATTTTAGCTGCCGATTTTATACTTGCAGATACTTTATTGAGCTAA